A portion of the Vulpes vulpes isolate BD-2025 chromosome 5, VulVul3, whole genome shotgun sequence genome contains these proteins:
- the TSPAN18 gene encoding tetraspanin-18 isoform X2 → MEGDCLSCMKYLMFVFNFFIFLGGACLLGIGVWVMVDPTGFREIVAANPLLITGAYILLAMGGLLFLLGFLGCCGAVRENKCLLLFFFLFILIIFLAELSAAILAFIFRENLTRESFTKELTKHYQGNNDTDVFSATWNSVMITFGCCGVNGPEDFRFASVFRLLTTGSDEVPEACCRREPQTRDGVLLSREECLLGRDPFVNKQLSQVAVQEPGRGQQKHCACPSSLPPGWNEAMVTAI, encoded by the exons ATGGAAGGGGACTGTCTGAGCTGCATGAAGTATCTGAtgtttgtcttcaatttcttcatattt ctgggTGGGGCCTGCCTGCTGGGCATCGGCGTCTGGGTCATGGTGGACCCCACCGGCTTCCGGGAGATCGTGGCCGCCAACCCCCTGCTTATCACGGGTGCCTACATCCTCCTGGCCATGGGGGGCCTGCTCTTTCTGCTCGGCTTCCTGGGCTGCTGCGGGGCCGTCCGTGAGAACAAGTGTCTGCTGCTGTTT TTTTTTCTGTTCATCCTCATCATCTTCTTGGCGGAGCTCTCGGCGGCCATCCTGGCCTTCATCTTCAGGGAAAAT CTCACTCGCGAGTCCTTCACCAAGGAGCTCACCAAGCACTACCAGGGCAACAATGACACAGACGTCTTCTCCGCCACCTGGAACTCCGTCATGATCACA TTTGGCTGCTGTGGCGTCAACGGGCCCGAAGACTTCAGGTTTGCGTCCGTGTTCCGACTGCTGACTACAGGCAGCGACGAGGTGCCGGAGGCCTGCTGCCGGAGAGAGCCCCAGACTCGGGATGGggtcctgctgagcagggaggagtGCCTCCTGGGAAGGGACCCGTTCGTGAACAAGCAG CTAAGCCAGGTGGCCGTGCAGGAGCCAGGGAGGGGCCAGCAGAAGCACTgtgcctgcccctcctccctaccccctgGCTGGAATGAAGCGATGGTGACAGCCATCTAG